Genomic DNA from Setaria italica strain Yugu1 chromosome V, Setaria_italica_v2.0, whole genome shotgun sequence:
TTCTGCTGATCATACTTGTCTGTCAGTCCAAGATGGGACACAATCCTTGCATAAGGGAGAAGGCTTGGGAACCATTGAATCAAGCTGGCATGATATCTTAGTGAAGGCACTGTAATACTCCTCAACCGACATGTCCTGCTGTTGGAGATGATGAAGGTTCTGGCGAAGTGAATAGCGAAGGGCCGAGCTGCTTTGTTGATAGTGACCTTTCAGGTAGTCCCACATCTCTTTTGCAGTATTGTGATCCTCAAGACAGGAGCGAATGCTCAGATCCATACTCATGCAGATAGTTGCCATTACCCGATCATCAAGGTTCCAAGCTTTGACCTCTCTATCATTAGTGGCTGGTGGTGGGGCATCATTGAGATGTGAGGCAAGATCAGCAGATCGCAGCAGCATTTTGAGAGAGAAAGCCCATTCTCTGTAGTTTGATCCATTGAGCTTCACATCCATGACAGGAGCACCAAATGAAATGGGTGCAAGAGTGGTAGAAGGAGCAGCAGATGACCCCATGACAGTAAGAAGAGGGACGACGCTGATGTTGGAGAGGTGGACGCCACAGCAGCACAAACAGCAGCACGAACTCCCTCTGTTGCTGGTTAgacggagaggagaggaggggcggCGACTGAATCGGAGACGCAGACGTACAGGAGATGAGGAGCGGCACCTCAATCGGCGCTGCAGAGAGGGAGGGGCGCTGCCTCGACCGGCGACGCAGAGGGTGAGGGTGCTGCCTCAATCCGCAACGCAGAGGGGAAGGGGCGCCGTCTCTACCGGTGACGCAGAGGCCGCGGGAACAGGCGGCGCAACGGAGGGAGAGCCGCAATCAGGCGACAGGGAGGGTGTGCCGCAGGATCCTTTCAGCAGCAGGCTCGCCGGCGAAGAGAAGCTTGCCGGCGGAGAGAGGCTGCAAGCGGTGGCGGTGTTGGGGAGAACCTGGGTCTGTTACCATGTTAGAGAAGAAGGGAAGAATAACCAGTCTGCCCTCGTTCCATTCAGTCTAGGGTTACAAGTATACAAAGTATGGGCCGAATGGGCCATAAGGCCAACATGGGCCAGAAAGGGATAAACATAAATCTGTACATATTAACAGTTTGATCAGGTGTAAATACTACAAAGATGTACTTTTCAACAGTGGCAACATGAGGTGGATCACATATAAATTTATACAGAATATGTATTTGCTAAACTGAACAGCTGAGTTTACTGGGTTTCTGCTTTTTGGATTTCAAAGGTTGAGCTTAATTTGCAGTTGGTAATTTGGTATCATCTGTATGTTTTTTCTGAGATGGGTATCATCTGTATTTTTGCTTGTGAGACATCTCATACTTGTCCATTCAGTGTCGCACTGCAGTCATAAAAATGCCTGTCAATCCATAGCATTGTTAGGATTATGCTGTTGCAATTTATTACTGCATGACATAGTTCATGTGAATGAATGAGCATTGGATTTAGGAAGATCAGATGGCTAGTGAACTTGATCATTCTTTACTGACTTACTGTGTAGTGTAATTAATGTGGAGCGTATTTAGGAGATAAATCTAACTGGCACCATAAATTTTTAGTTCTGCTACTGATTATTTATGTTATTTATCCTGTTCAGGAGTTGAACCGATATGGGATCAAATTGCTGCTCATCATCTTGAGGTAGCAGTATTATCCAGTGGTACTTTTCTTTTCGTTTATGTAACACTGTGATGATCTTGGTGATGGCAACACTTGCAGCTTGCCAATTGCTCCAATCCACAATTACGAAGTATGGCACTGGATTCATTGGATCAATCAATTTGTTCGGTAGTGGGTTCTGAAAAATTTCAGGGTATCAGTTCAGCACCTCATCAGTTTCAAGAAAGCCAAGTAAGGGTTCATTAATTTTACTCTGCTGTTTACTCTGCTGGTGTGATTTGTCTGACATATCTGCTCCTGTTCTTGCTAGATGGTCAATGAAAGTGAAACTGTATCATTTGAGTATGCAGTTTTATCTCCACTGGTGATCCTCTATTCCTCCAACAAGAATGTTGATGTTCAAATGGGTGCACTAAAGATTCTTTTGCATGTTCTCGAGGTACTTATTTTCTTGTATATGCTTTTCATTGTGGGCATCAGACAATATCTTCTTTACCCATTTTGTTTCAGAGACATGGAGAAAAGTTGTCATATAGCTGGCCCAGCATTCTTCATATGTTAAGGTATCACTGCTATTCATTCGTTCCATGGCATATGTTTTTATTTGACATTTACTGGTTGCTTACATACATCTTTTCTTCCAGGGCGGTTACTGATGCTTCAGAAAAAGATCTCATCTCCTTAGGCTTTCAGGTAAAATTACTAAATTACTCTTTGCTATGCTTAGCATAATATGATTTCTCTGGGAAGTTTCTGCCCTTGCATAGCTGCCCGGGCCTGTTATGTTTATGCATACGTTGGACTATGGAAGTTGAATTGATATAGCATGTTTATTGGATCTACTATAGCAATTGGCAGATAGATTACAGCTAACTCGCCCTCTCCTTGAGAGGCTCTGAGATTAGAGATAAACTACTGCTTAACTCAAACCATCGGGAGGTCCTGAACATATAGGACCCTCCCCTAACTAACTACCTAATATCCAGCCGGCTAATCTAATCTGGCAGCAAACAAACTAACCAAATCTTATCTAAGTGCTCCCTGACTTCTTGGCCTTCTCCCTGCGCCTGAACTTCCTTCCAAAGAAGGTGTCCATAACACGAATGTGACTATGGGACTACATTGCTCAACTCTAgaatggaggaccaaagaagctTTTTTTTAAAGTATTGATAAACTAATGTGGTACAGTGGGAAACATTTATAAATTAACACCGATTTTCTTTATACTGGTCATTAAGTCAAACAAAAGGATAATAAATGTTGAGTGCTCATTTGTTTTTGGTGTTTTTTTAATGCAAGTGATGTACATCTTGATGCTTTGTTTCTAGCACATAAGTTGTACCATGCCCTTTAAACATGCTTCAACGTAACCATTTAATTTGCAGAGCATACGTGTAATAATGAACGAAGGACTGGCAACTATACCTGTACAATGCCTTGATGAGTAAGTCTCTCGAATCCACTGTTTTTGGTAATGTTTGCTCTTGCTATTATTCTCACTTTGTAGTATGGCCAAGGGATCTTGACTGGAGAGAGGCAGCAGAGGGCCGAGGTCAAGCCTCGACTGCTCTACGCTTGTTAGGGATTTGGGGGAGAGGCAATAGATTAATCTTGCTTAAGTTCTTCCTGATTACAAGCTGAGCTGTATATATAATGCTGGCAGATTACAAGTGCCCCTTTCTCAAGTAATATCTCTAACTAACCGAATTCCCTAACAACTCAAACCTCCTAATCGATTACAACTTAACTTATCTGCTAATGAAAACTTAAACTAATCCTGCTAATATTGTTGCCTGTTGACTCTTCATTCTGTTGCCTCTGTTACCATATTGTGCTTGTGTTACTTGAGATGGGCACTTTATGCAGCCCTATGTGTCACCTCTGAACTAACAATTCTAAATTGGATTGCTTTCACATTAAACATTGTCTTTGGAGCTAGAATATCCATAGTACTCGAGACTGTTGAATATGCTGTGGGAGTCCGTCACTGTGGCTCTTGCCAGTTTAACTTGGTGATTTGCTGCTTATCATCCTTGCATGACTGATGTTGCCAATTGCTCCACTTTTTTATCATATAAAAGAACCCATCAACAGCTAGTGAATAACATcctgatttttcttttctttcatagaTGGCATGTCTTGTTTTGTAAGACTAGTTGAAATGAAAGTAACATGCAATAAGAAAAGGAAACCTAAATTAAAGTATTTTAAGTCTCGGCTTCCTTACAATCTCATTGGAAGGTAGACCATAAAGTATGGATCTTATAAAATGAATATCACCAACATAAATCCTGAAGAATGATGATTCAGAAAATTTCATATGCTACACCTTAGGTCTTGTTTGTTTGGCCTGCAGCTTTTCATAAGCTTGTTTCTTAGGGCTTGTATATTTAATTTTATTTACTATTTATTGCAAATTTCTTTAACTTTCTTGTGCTAACAAATGCAGGTGCATTTTGGTAACTGGAGCATATGGTACCCAGAAAACTGAAATAAACATAAGTTTAACAGCAGTTGGCCTTTTGTGGACTGCTACTGATTTTGTTGTGAAGGGATTAATCAGCAACTCTGTTGAGCAAGCTAATCACATGAATGAAGGTGTGTGGTCACAACATATAAGTATACTTCCTCCTCCCTGATTTCGTATATCACAAATATGTAGCTCACCATTTGCTTTGCAGAGGCTCAGTTGGGCGCAACAATTATAGAGGCAAACATCAAGCAAGTTCCCCCAAAACAAGTTGTTGATTATAGTAAACTTTTCTTTTCAGTCTTTTCTGTCCTCCAGAAATTGGGTTCAGATGATCGTCCTGAGGTGCATCTTCTCAACATACCATTTGTTCTATGCACGAACACCTATGATATTGTCATAATTTTTTAGTAGCTCATTGAATGATTGGTGATCTCTGTATTAGTAATTCATGGTACCTTGGCATCCTCTATGTTTGCATCACATATACAATGCACACTTCCTTTTCCTATCATGAAAATAGTtttagtttgatttttttcttgaagAAAACAGTTTTGCCAAGGATGAATCATTTCCATTGGATATTGGGCAGGAACAAATTTTCTTATTGCCAATAGCTTTGTTATACAAACTtatgccaagtgtttttttcccttccgGTTTCAAGGTTCGGAACTCGGCTGTTAGGACTCTCTTTCAGACTCTCAGCACCCATGGCCAAAAGCTTTCTAAAAGTATGTGGGAGGATTGTCTGTGGTCATATGTTTTCCCTATGTTAGAGCATGTTTCTCACTTGGTAAGTAATGTCACAGTTAGGTAGCACATTTCATCTTTCCCATGAATATCCTCTGATGATAATTAGggtaaacctttttttttcaggcATCTACCTCATCTCGAGATGAGTGGCAAGGGAAGGAGCTAGGAACTCGGGCAGGCAAAGCTGTTCATATGCTTATCCATCACaggtttatatatttttttcagagAACCATAAACAATAGGATGTGGCTATTAACTGAATATGAAACTACTGCTTATCAGAAAAGAAAGGGTTAAGTGCCGTGAGCTTTGTAACTTCAATAATTTATGATCCTCAACTTGATTAGTAATATACCTAGATACTAGCTATTAGCTTCTGGTATTCCCTGTTGGCCTAATTGCTCTGGCATCAAATAGCATCGAAGTCTTGATTTCTTTTTAAGCTTGCACGCCTTTCAAATCTTAAGTGTGCAAATTACCTGCTGCGAGGATAAGAGATTTGAAGTCCAGGAATGAAAAAAAGTGTTTCTTCTCCTTGCTAATTGCCTACTCATGGAGTTACGTCAGTCCTTCTAACTGACTTCTTTGCTTTTGCAGTCGAAATACAGCACAAAAGCAATGGGATGAAACCATTGTCCTTGTACTAGGTGGTATTGCACGGCTTTTAcgttcttttttccctttcctcCAGCAATTGAGCAAATTTTCTTCTGGTAAACTTTTCTTGCACTGCCTACCAACCTACCGTACATATGTCGTAATCTGTTATtaaatttgaagcattgtattgAAATATGTTCAGGTTGGGTGCTTTTACTTGATTTCATAAAAAATAGCATCTTAAATGGTAGCAAGGAGGTTGCTCTTGCTGCCATAAATTGCTTGCAGACATTTGTTGGCGCAAACTGTCCAAAGGTACTGTCCCCCACCCAACAATCTCTCCCTAGAATTTTTAATCCATACTTTTTATTTAGTCTGCCCTACAGGCCTGCTTGCTTTATTCACCATAAAAGTATCTGCTTATCTTTTATTGTTAGGGAGAATTCCTCCCATGTCATGCCAATTTCACTGCATTTTCcctattgtttttcttttttaagaaGTGTATGTGAACCAGCATCAATTTGTACACAAAAAAGCACAAAAAATTAATATGGGCCTTGGCCCAAAAGGTGCAATGGTGGTAAACAAGATAGCCAGGTCTAGAAACTCAAATCACCTTgcttttcgaaaaaaaagaagaaactcAAATCACCTTTGATTTGTAGTTCAGTATAGTGCTCACGTTGTTTGAACTCTGTAACTTGTCTAGTTGTCTTAATTGAGCAAACTAACTTCAGAAATAACAAATTCACGATTTCTTGTAACTGTATTCAAGTATTGGCATACTAGCAAAAATTAACATGGGCCTTTGGTATTTCTTTCCCATTCAAGTCAAGAGGTTACCAATTTTAAAATTAACGGACAACTTTAGTCAAGATTAGGCAGTTTATTGTATGCTGGCACTAACCACCATCACTGGAATGCAATCTGTTAGGAAATGTAATCACCTGATAATAGATGAATTGACTTACAAGTTACAAGTGTGCTggcttcttttttgttttttattataTCTGAACTTGATCTGTATTTTACTAGAAAAAGTATTAGTTATTACCTGAAAAGTGCTTATTATTACTGTAAGTGAGCCTAGCTCAACTGGTTAGGGTGGGAGGTGTGGTCGTGCACTCTAACCCACCCAGGTTCGAGTCCCCTCTTGCTcgaatttgggtgcctatttcttcttcttaatgaaaaatcgcCTAGCTCCTCCTAGGTTGATCTAATTTTTTTGCTTGAAATTGCATGCATTGGACTGGCTGTATATTTCAGATATGATTTAGATAATAATGAAAGCATCATAAATACATGTTTcatgaatatattttttcagGGCAATCTGGAATCTTCGTATGTCAAATCTGTTCTTGATATTTATGAACTTGTTCTTCAAACTTCACCAAATTTTAAGAATGACTCCACTGAAAAAGTGAAGCAAGAGGTCCTCCGTGGTCTTGGTAATTTATGACTTCCTGTTGTTATCCTCCGAGCATCAGATACTGCAATGAGCTATTAACCGTGTTTCACTCCTGCAGGTGATCTTTACGTTCAAGCACAATCTCTATTTAATGATGACATGTATCTAAGGCTCATGGCTATTATGCATCTGATGATTAAGGCTACCATGACTCCTACTGATTATGACAGTGAACTGGTATACCTGTGCATGCATAGTTTCATTGATATGTATTTTGCCAGAATACGCGGTGTAACCATATAAGTTTCTTGGAACATGCTTCTCATTCTACAGTTCTGGTTTTGTGTGAAAACTGGGCATGAAAATACAGCACTAAATAATCCTTAAATCTATTTTTCTTGTAGACAGTTTTTGGAACATGTTTATTTTTCGATGCTTTTATCCTGATATAACTTTCATACTTCAAATTGGGTTTGTCCAGTGTTGAATTTCTTGTCTCAATTAGTCTTTTATGCTTTAGGGTAGTATCCCTGCTGTACAACGAGGTATATTGGAAATCATTCCTATGCTACGCCCGACAGCTACACTGTCTTCCATGTGGGCGCCTCTCCTCCTTGAGCTATTATGCTATCTGAATGGGCAAGAAGGCCCCCTCCAGAAAAACAGTAAAAAAATACATGATCAGAATTCCGATGCACCAGTAGATGGTACAAAGCGTGCCCTCGGTAAGACATGTTATGATATCTCATGTGCAATGTTGCATAACCCGAGAAAATATATTTCTTATATTGAGTAATATATGTGTAATTTACTATGGCTACAGTTGAACGAAGTAAGCTCAATGGCAGCAGTACGAAACTGGATAGTGCAGTGGGCTGTGGTTGGGGTCTTTTGTTTGTAGAAAAGCTTGTGCCAATCATTGTCAACCTTTTTCTGGAGGCTCCACCGAATGAAAGGTTTAGTGCCTCACCAGAAGTCATTCAAGGTCTTGGGAGgtaatttctttttatttgatAACATAATGCgaaaggctttgttgttgttgttgttgttgttgataaCATAATGCAAAAGTAAGAATACATTCACTTGTCAAGAAGGCTCTATGTTGTTGCAGAGCAGCAAAACTGTTTTATACTTCTTTTCGATTTTCCATGTTAAAAAGATTCATTTAAACAATCTAGATTTTAGATAATGAGTGCGTGAAATTATTATTGTGGTCCTCTATGCTGACTCTGAAAGTTGTGTACTTAGGTGCATGAATACAAGGAGAGACAACCCAAGGGGCACCCTTTGGAGAATATCTGCTGAATGCTTCAATCGTGTTGTGACAGATGAGGTGAGGCAGGACAATGCCGATTGCAGAAGTGATGTGAATTCATATAAACTTTCTAGAGCTCGTTTCTGGAAGGAGGTCGCGGACGTGTATGAAACCTTTCTTGTTGGTTCTTGTGGACGTGTGTTGTCATCAGATGTTCCTTCAGCTGATTCTATTACAGCTGATGAGACCCTTGAGATGAGTGTCCTCAGTGTCTTTGGAGATGATATTCTGAAATTGCAAAAGGATGCTCCAGTTGAGGTTAGTCGATAAGAAGTATCTGTTTACCTCTTGCAGCAGCACACGACACCTGCTAGTCCGTTGGCTTGAAACTCACTTTTCTCCTGACCTTGTAAATGCCCAACTGTGACCATCTGATGATCACATTCTTTCAGGTTTTGCAAAGGCTTGTGAACTGTCTTGATCGCTGTGCCTCACGAACAGGATCCCTCCCTGTTCAAACTGTTGGTCTTTTACCTTTGCACTGCAGCCGATTTTCGCTGAGCTGTTTGCAGATGATGTTTTCTTTATGCAGGTATAAGCACCGTGCAGTTCTATGTAAAATAGTATGTAGATCATGTTTAAATAGTTTGGCAGCATGCCTCATATTTGAAGAAGCATGCATATAACATGTGGGGGATTTGGGGAATGGGGATCTGTCAAAAAAGATACTGGGGTGGATGGTAGAGTCTTACATGCATCTAACTTTCCATTTCTCCTTTTTGTGGGCACTGCCTCTATTAGATATGGGGCATTGGACAATGTTAATTTTTGCTGAAGCTGAACTGTGTAAATTGAGAACTCAATGTAGCTATTTTCTGTGGTTGCAGCTGTATAGCAAAGGCAAGCACATGTGCTGCAGCATCAGAAACCAGCAAAGTTTCAATTTCCATTCTTATGAAGCGGTGTGAGGTTATACTGGGGCAGTTTTTAGCAGACGAAAATGACCAAGGTATCTTCaaaattcatatttttattcTGGAGCTTAATTTTTCTTAATAATCCTGATGTTCAATAGTTATAGTTGAAGTTAATTTTACGAAAGAAAATAAGGCGGATTATGGGAGTGTGTGACTTTATATTCTTTGAAAACTATAATGTACATTATGAATATGCTTTATTTTATAAGTTTAAAACCCCATTGATCTTGTCATACTATTTCGTTTGCAGGAGAACATCCTTTGCCTAGTGTGAGAGTTGAGGAAACGATTTGTGTTCTTCAAGAGCTTGCTAGACTAATCATAGACATTGACGCAGCTAATGCTCTCAACATACCTACATATCTGAAAGAAGCTTTGGGGGAAAACAAATCCCATGGACGAGCTCATTTATTGTCTTTGCTTCCCACTTTCTCTGAGCTTGTTGTCTCAAGGTAAGAAAAAGGTTTCTGGTAATTCTTGGATTTTTGAGGCACAGCTGACAGCTTGTGGACCATGGCAGTGTTTTTAATGCCTAGGCCATTTATCATAGCCAGCAACTTGTGCTTTCCCATGCTGGACTAGAAAACTCTGATCACGTGACATGATGGAGGCCAAAACTTCTTGATCTTTTTTCCCCCTCCGTTTCTGTTTGTACTGACAATCAACATTTTAAAGTTGAAGTTTTTGTCCTCATACAATCCACATGCACAATAAGATAAACTCTAGAAAGTGTGGTGTAGATATTGAATATTAGGGACTTCACCATAATCTCTAAAATAAGGTATTGGCTAGCTTAAGTCATTTCTAATAATTGAGTGTAGATAGTTAGCATCCCGTCGCAAATTTGTTACAACTAAGTTAGTCCATGCACAATGGATAGTTGAACTAAACCGTGCATGTCTGTTGAGATACCTGCCTAATTTACTGTGCAAACTTGAACTATCT
This window encodes:
- the LOC101772573 gene encoding protein MON2 homolog: MAFTAALEADLRALSAEARRRHPAVKDAAEHAILKLRSLSGPSEIAQNEDIVRMFLMACSVKSVKLSVIGLSCLQKLISHGAVASSALKEILATLKDHAEMTDEIVQLKTLQTMLILFQSHLHPESEESMSQALGICLYLLESSRSSDSVRNTAAATFRQAVALVFDNVIRAESLPSGKASSARLSSRVSSVADNVTHSFSRILSLASNSGEPTMRENLSDVGKLGLRLLEDLTALAAGGSATWLRVHSLHRTFALDILEFVLSTYVSIFRALLSYQQVLRHQICSLLMTSLRTNVELEGEAGEPSFRRLVLRLVSHVIRLYSSSLVTESEVFLNMLVKVTRQDLPLWHQILVLEILRGFCVEACTLRLLFQTFDMNPVNTNVVENIVRALALVVATIQASDSSEETLAAVAGMFSSKAKGIEWSMDNDASNAAVLVASEAHTITLALEGLLGVVFTIATLTDEALDVGELESPKCESNSMECSGQLALLCMAMVNSTWLTILDSLSLILMRSQGEAIILEILKGYQAFTQACGVLRAIEPLNSFLASLCKFTINNPNEGEKKSILQSPGSKKSETTMDQRDGIILTPKNVQALRTLFNVAHRLHNILGPSWVLVLETLSALDRAIHSPHASTQEVSASVSRLSRDTSGQYSDFHILSSLNSQLFESSALMNIAAVKSLLSALHQLSSQHISGSSQLSGQQIGSISFSVERMTSILVNNLHRVEPIWDQIAAHHLELANCSNPQLRSMALDSLDQSICSVVGSEKFQGISSAPHQFQESQMVNESETVSFEYAVLSPLVILYSSNKNVDVQMGALKILLHVLERHGEKLSYSWPSILHMLRAVTDASEKDLISLGFQSIRVIMNEGLATIPVQCLDECILVTGAYGTQKTEINISLTAVGLLWTATDFVVKGLISNSVEQANHMNEEAQLGATIIEANIKQVPPKQVVDYSKLFFSVFSVLQKLGSDDRPEVRNSAVRTLFQTLSTHGQKLSKSMWEDCLWSYVFPMLEHVSHLASTSSRDEWQGKELGTRAGKAVHMLIHHSRNTAQKQWDETIVLVLGGIARLLRSFFPFLQQLSKFSSGWVLLLDFIKNSILNGSKEVALAAINCLQTFVGANCPKGNLESSYVKSVLDIYELVLQTSPNFKNDSTEKVKQEVLRGLGDLYVQAQSLFNDDMYLRLMAIMHLMIKATMTPTDYDSELGSIPAVQRGILEIIPMLRPTATLSSMWAPLLLELLCYLNGQEGPLQKNSKKIHDQNSDAPVDGTKRALVERSKLNGSSTKLDSAVGCGWGLLFVEKLVPIIVNLFLEAPPNERFSASPEVIQGLGRCMNTRRDNPRGTLWRISAECFNRVVTDEVRQDNADCRSDVNSYKLSRARFWKEVADVYETFLVGSCGRVLSSDVPSADSITADETLEMSVLSVFGDDILKLQKDAPVEVLQRLVNCLDRCASRTGSLPVQTVGLLPLHCSRFSLSCLQMMFSLCSCIAKASTCAAASETSKVSISILMKRCEVILGQFLADENDQGEHPLPSVRVEETICVLQELARLIIDIDAANALNIPTYLKEALGENKSHGRAHLLSLLPTFSELVVSREARVRELVQVLLRLISSELGLQRLT